One region of Candidatus Binatia bacterium genomic DNA includes:
- a CDS encoding acyl-CoA/acyl-ACP dehydrogenase, translating to MNFDFSDDQKMLRTTAREFLEEHAPLSVCRAVLESDTPCSDTLWRGAAQLGWLGTAIPEEYGGAGLGHLELAVIAEEIGRALAPIPFSSSVYLATEAIVLDGTDAQKKQYLPRLSSGEAIGTFAHAERPGRQGPSSVSATLSAGRLSGTKMPVLDGDVAHFAVVTARTEHGLSLVLADLTGPGVKRRPLHSLDPSRSMAVLEFDNAPATVLGPEGRGWERAQALLDRAAVLMAFEQLGGAQRAFEITREYTMGRYAFGRPVASFQALKHRMADLYVEIELARSNAYYGAWALSNASPDLPTAACGCRITATDAFDLASREIVQMHGGVGFTWEYDCHLFYRRAKLLGTILGSADQWRERLIELLAATAPDTSHPAAQPYA from the coding sequence ATGAACTTCGATTTCTCCGACGACCAGAAGATGCTGCGGACTACCGCGCGCGAGTTTCTCGAGGAGCACGCGCCCCTCAGCGTGTGTCGCGCCGTGCTGGAATCGGACACACCCTGCTCCGACACGCTCTGGCGAGGTGCCGCCCAACTCGGCTGGCTCGGAACCGCGATTCCCGAGGAATATGGCGGTGCCGGGCTGGGGCACCTCGAACTCGCCGTGATCGCCGAGGAGATCGGCCGCGCCCTCGCTCCGATTCCCTTTTCGTCCAGCGTCTACCTGGCAACGGAGGCCATCGTCCTGGACGGCACCGATGCGCAGAAGAAGCAGTACCTGCCCAGGCTGTCCTCCGGCGAGGCAATCGGAACGTTCGCACACGCCGAACGCCCCGGGCGTCAGGGACCCAGCAGCGTTTCGGCAACTCTTTCCGCAGGACGCCTCTCCGGCACCAAGATGCCCGTGCTCGACGGCGACGTCGCTCACTTCGCGGTCGTGACGGCCCGCACCGAGCACGGCCTGTCGCTGGTGCTGGCGGACCTCACCGGGCCGGGCGTTAAGCGGAGACCGTTACACTCGCTCGATCCGAGTCGTTCCATGGCAGTGCTCGAATTCGACAACGCGCCGGCCACCGTGCTCGGACCCGAGGGGCGCGGCTGGGAACGCGCGCAAGCCCTCCTCGATCGCGCCGCGGTGCTCATGGCGTTCGAGCAACTGGGCGGCGCGCAACGCGCGTTCGAGATCACTCGCGAGTACACCATGGGCCGCTACGCCTTCGGCCGGCCGGTGGCCTCGTTCCAGGCGCTCAAGCATCGGATGGCCGATCTCTACGTCGAGATCGAGCTGGCCCGATCGAACGCCTATTACGGCGCCTGGGCGCTCAGCAACGCGAGTCCCGACCTGCCCACCGCCGCCTGCGGTTGTCGGATCACGGCGACGGACGCCTTCGACCTCGCCAGCCGGGAAATCGTGCAAATGCACGGCGGTGTCGGCTTCACCTGGGAGTACGACTGCCACCTGTTCTATCGCCGCGCCAAGTTGCTCGGCACCATTCTGGGCAGTGCCGATCAGTGGCGCGAACGCTTGATCGAGTTGCTCGCCGCGACGGCCCCCGACACCTCGCATCCTGCCGCACAGCCTTACGCCTGA
- a CDS encoding NAD(P)-dependent oxidoreductase: MAESVGFIGLGVMGYPMAGHLARAGHRVTVFNRTRARAERWATAYAGAVADTPAAAARDADLVFACVGNDDDVRAVTCAPTGAFAAMRPGTVFVDHTTTSAALARDLAALADGKGIAFLDAPVSGGQSGAENGALSVMIGGEATAFERAAPAIAAYARTVKRIGPSGSGQLAKMVNQICIAGLLQGLAEGLHFAQAAGLDVATVIEVISRGAAQSWQMENRWQTMIDGRFDFGFAVDWMRKDLGFALAEARRNGASLPVTGLVDQFYAEVQALGGRRWDTSSLIARLKALAYSPSAL, encoded by the coding sequence ATGGCAGAATCGGTCGGGTTCATCGGTCTCGGAGTCATGGGTTACCCGATGGCAGGGCACCTGGCTCGCGCTGGCCATCGCGTCACCGTTTTCAACCGGACCCGGGCCCGCGCCGAGCGCTGGGCGACCGCCTACGCCGGCGCCGTGGCCGACACCCCCGCGGCTGCCGCGCGCGATGCCGATCTGGTCTTCGCCTGTGTCGGCAACGACGACGACGTGCGGGCCGTGACCTGTGCACCGACGGGCGCCTTTGCCGCGATGCGCCCCGGCACCGTATTCGTCGATCACACCACCACGTCGGCCGCGCTCGCGCGTGACCTGGCCGCGCTGGCAGACGGCAAGGGCATCGCCTTCCTCGATGCGCCCGTTTCCGGGGGCCAGTCCGGCGCGGAAAACGGAGCCCTCAGTGTCATGATCGGAGGGGAGGCGACGGCGTTCGAACGCGCCGCACCGGCGATCGCCGCGTACGCCCGCACCGTCAAGCGCATCGGTCCCAGCGGGAGCGGGCAACTCGCCAAGATGGTAAATCAGATCTGTATTGCCGGCCTCCTGCAGGGGCTCGCCGAGGGCCTGCACTTCGCGCAGGCCGCCGGCCTCGACGTCGCCACGGTGATCGAGGTCATTTCGCGCGGCGCCGCCCAATCGTGGCAGATGGAGAACCGCTGGCAGACGATGATCGACGGCCGGTTCGACTTCGGCTTCGCGGTCGACTGGATGCGCAAGGACCTCGGATTCGCGCTCGCCGAGGCGCGGCGCAACGGAGCGAGCCTGCCGGTGACGGGGCTGGTCGATCAGTTCTACGCCGAAGTGCAGGCCCTCGGCGGCCGCCGTTGGGACACCTCGAGCCTGATCGCTCGCCTCAAAGCCCTCGCCTACTCCCCTTCCGCCCTATAG
- a CDS encoding aspartate aminotransferase family protein, whose translation MKIPAQGLPRDELFAKLEAFRANDMPWRDGRTWAYVYDPGAEAESVIKQAYTMYLSENALDPTVFPSMLRLEAELVAMAAAHLRGDENVVGNFTSGGTESLILAVKTARDFNRARRPHIGVPEMVLPITAHASFQKAGHYLDVKPVMVPVDPQTFRADPAAIRRAITPNTILLVGSAISYAHGVVDPIREIGQIALDHDLLLHVDGCMGGFLLPYFRRLGAPVPDFEFNVPGVTSISMDFHKYAFAAKGASVILYRNKELRRHQIYACSNWTGYTVINPTVQSTKSGGPLAAAWAVLNFFGDAGYMEIARQVLEATRRIADGVEKIEELRLLGRPDMNLVAFTSDSVSVFHIVDEMRQRGWFVQPQLGFDSSKENIHLSVNPASVRWVEPLLADLRTCVEEARALPSGETAAQVRELFGSVDPETLTDETFAQMLGMAGVQGTALPARMAGINEMLNALPAKLRERLLIEYLNDLMRYRAEGE comes from the coding sequence ATGAAGATTCCCGCCCAGGGACTGCCCCGAGACGAGCTGTTCGCGAAGCTCGAAGCGTTCCGTGCCAATGACATGCCGTGGCGCGACGGCCGCACGTGGGCGTACGTTTACGACCCCGGCGCGGAGGCGGAGTCGGTCATCAAACAGGCATATACCATGTACCTCTCGGAGAACGCGCTCGACCCGACCGTGTTCCCGAGCATGCTCCGGCTGGAAGCCGAACTCGTCGCCATGGCCGCCGCGCACCTGCGGGGCGATGAGAACGTTGTCGGCAACTTCACCAGCGGAGGGACCGAAAGTCTGATTCTTGCCGTCAAGACCGCGCGTGACTTCAATCGCGCCAGGCGCCCGCACATCGGTGTGCCCGAGATGGTGCTGCCGATCACGGCGCACGCCTCCTTCCAGAAGGCCGGGCATTACCTCGACGTCAAACCGGTCATGGTTCCCGTCGATCCCCAGACCTTCCGCGCCGACCCCGCGGCGATCCGGCGCGCTATCACGCCCAACACCATCCTGCTGGTCGGCTCGGCGATCTCCTACGCGCACGGCGTCGTGGACCCGATCCGCGAGATCGGGCAGATCGCCCTCGATCACGACCTGTTGCTGCACGTCGACGGCTGTATGGGCGGGTTCCTGCTGCCTTACTTCAGGCGGCTCGGGGCACCGGTGCCGGACTTCGAGTTCAACGTACCCGGGGTGACGTCGATCTCGATGGACTTCCACAAGTACGCGTTTGCGGCAAAGGGAGCCTCGGTAATCCTGTACCGCAACAAGGAGCTGCGAAGACACCAGATCTACGCCTGTTCGAACTGGACGGGTTACACGGTCATCAATCCGACGGTGCAGAGCACGAAGTCGGGCGGTCCGCTGGCGGCGGCGTGGGCGGTTCTGAACTTCTTCGGCGATGCCGGTTACATGGAGATCGCCCGTCAGGTGCTTGAGGCCACCCGGCGCATTGCCGACGGGGTCGAGAAGATCGAGGAACTGCGTCTGCTCGGACGGCCGGACATGAACCTGGTTGCGTTCACGTCCGACTCGGTCAGCGTATTCCACATCGTCGACGAGATGAGGCAGCGGGGATGGTTCGTGCAGCCGCAACTCGGGTTCGACTCTTCTAAGGAGAACATCCACCTCTCGGTCAATCCGGCGAGCGTGCGCTGGGTCGAGCCGTTGCTCGCCGATCTGCGGACCTGCGTCGAGGAGGCGCGGGCGTTGCCCTCGGGGGAGACGGCAGCGCAAGTGCGCGAGCTGTTCGGGAGCGTCGACCCGGAGACGCTGACGGACGAGACCTTCGCGCAGATGCTGGGTATGGCAGGTGTGCAGGGAACGGCGCTGCCGGCCCGGATGGCCGGGATCAACGAGATGCTGAATGCGCTGCCGGCGAAGCTGCGCGAGCGCTTGCTGATCGAGTACCTGAACGACCTCATGCGCTATAGGGCGGAAGGGGAGTAG
- a CDS encoding acyl-CoA dehydrogenase, with amino-acid sequence MDFNDTAEETKFRAEARAWLEANAERLKPGDAAAVMSERGGSEVIVTAKQWQAKKADAGWACMTWPTEYGGRGASAIQAVIWHQEESRFRTPPNIFAIGQGMLGPTIMAHGTDEQKKRYLRPMLRGEEIWCQLFSEPSAGSDLGGLRTTAVRDGDDWVINGQKIWTTGAQYSQWGMILTRTDPTRPKHAGITYFIIDMKSPGIEIRPIKQINGGAVFNEVFFTDVRISDKNRVGAVGEGWRGAITTLMNERLSIGGGAGGPEFADLMRLARETDWNGRPALDDPAVRQRLARFYVRGKGLQYTGYRTLTALSRGAIPGPEGSIGKLVGAVLKQDMASFAMDVLGPAGAVTEPGIAPEEAAWQETYMGIPGLRIAGGTDEILRNIIAERILMLPPDVRLDKDVPFKDIPTGPRNA; translated from the coding sequence ATGGATTTCAACGACACCGCCGAGGAAACGAAGTTTCGCGCCGAAGCCCGCGCCTGGCTGGAAGCCAACGCTGAACGTCTGAAACCCGGCGACGCCGCGGCTGTCATGTCGGAGCGCGGCGGGTCGGAAGTCATCGTCACGGCCAAGCAGTGGCAGGCCAAGAAGGCGGACGCCGGCTGGGCCTGTATGACGTGGCCTACCGAATACGGCGGTCGCGGCGCCAGCGCGATCCAGGCGGTGATCTGGCACCAGGAAGAGAGCCGGTTCAGGACGCCGCCGAATATCTTCGCGATCGGCCAGGGAATGCTTGGCCCGACGATCATGGCGCACGGTACCGACGAGCAAAAGAAGCGCTACCTGCGGCCGATGCTGCGCGGCGAAGAGATCTGGTGTCAGCTCTTCAGCGAACCCAGTGCGGGTTCCGACCTCGGCGGCCTGCGCACCACGGCGGTCCGCGACGGAGACGACTGGGTCATCAACGGACAGAAGATCTGGACCACCGGTGCCCAGTACTCGCAGTGGGGCATGATCCTGACGCGTACCGACCCGACCAGGCCCAAGCACGCCGGCATCACCTACTTCATCATCGACATGAAGTCGCCGGGCATCGAGATCCGGCCGATCAAACAGATCAACGGCGGTGCCGTGTTCAACGAGGTGTTCTTCACCGACGTGCGGATCTCCGACAAGAACCGCGTCGGCGCCGTCGGCGAAGGCTGGCGGGGCGCCATCACGACACTCATGAACGAACGCCTCTCGATCGGGGGCGGTGCCGGCGGCCCGGAGTTCGCGGATCTGATGCGCCTTGCCCGAGAGACCGATTGGAACGGCCGCCCCGCCCTCGACGATCCCGCCGTACGCCAGCGCCTCGCCCGCTTCTATGTCCGCGGCAAGGGCCTCCAGTACACCGGCTATCGCACCCTTACCGCACTGTCGCGCGGCGCCATCCCCGGTCCGGAAGGCTCCATCGGCAAACTCGTCGGCGCCGTACTGAAACAGGACATGGCAAGCTTTGCCATGGACGTCCTCGGTCCCGCCGGCGCCGTCACGGAACCGGGCATCGCCCCTGAAGAGGCCGCGTGGCAGGAAACCTACATGGGCATTCCGGGCCTTCGCATTGCCGGCGGCACCGACGAAATCCTGCGCAACATCATCGCC